From Heliomicrobium modesticaldum Ice1, a single genomic window includes:
- a CDS encoding tRNA threonylcarbamoyladenosine dehydratase codes for MKQQAFARTELLIGDEGIERLASASVAVFGVGGVGSFTVEALARCGVGSLVLVDHDEICLTNVNRQLHALHSTVGRAKVEVMAERVKDIHPQAKVTCYRRFYGVEAGEEIITPELDYVVDAIDTVKGKLTIIERARAVGVPVVSALGAGNKLDPTRFQVADIYETTMDPLAKVMRKELRKRGVDKLKVVYSTEAPRPLRGEAACADNCICPHPKGPFGASCKQKRQIPGSISFVPSVAGLIVASVVVRDILEASGLLTAAK; via the coding sequence GTGAAACAACAGGCCTTTGCCAGAACAGAACTGCTCATCGGCGATGAGGGGATCGAACGCTTGGCCAGCGCCAGCGTGGCCGTCTTTGGCGTCGGCGGCGTCGGTTCTTTCACCGTCGAGGCCCTGGCGAGATGCGGCGTAGGTAGCCTTGTGCTGGTAGACCATGATGAGATCTGCCTGACCAACGTGAACCGACAACTGCACGCCCTTCACTCCACCGTCGGCAGGGCCAAGGTGGAGGTCATGGCCGAGCGGGTCAAGGACATCCATCCGCAGGCAAAAGTGACCTGCTACCGCCGCTTCTACGGCGTCGAGGCAGGGGAGGAGATCATCACGCCGGAATTGGACTATGTCGTCGACGCCATCGATACGGTGAAGGGGAAACTGACCATCATCGAAAGGGCGAGAGCGGTCGGCGTCCCTGTCGTCAGCGCCCTCGGCGCCGGGAACAAGCTCGATCCGACCCGCTTCCAAGTGGCTGACATTTACGAGACAACGATGGATCCGCTGGCCAAGGTGATGCGCAAGGAACTGCGTAAGCGCGGCGTCGACAAACTGAAAGTGGTCTATTCGACGGAGGCCCCGCGTCCCCTCAGAGGAGAGGCGGCCTGCGCCGACAACTGCATCTGTCCGCATCCTAAGGGGCCCTTCGGCGCATCATGTAAGCAGAAGCGCCAGATACCGGGGAGCATCTCCTTCGTCCCTTCCGTGGCCGGTCTGATCGTCGCCTCCGTCGTCGTCCGCGATATCCTAGAGGCCTCCGGTCTCTTGACAGCGGCGAAGTAA
- the hemZ gene encoding coproporphyrinogen dehydrogenase HemZ codes for MDVCLRGMPPGYGVTLQEILWIYFPDAQFVEDDDFSTEGGCVAAAAGTAEVCFCEKAKDEGLPMLAARFCHAGRVGLGQALLSPDGEKEGGDSDTAYDDHRRERENARRRAAKLALLRALEDYSGARPNTWGILTGVRPAKIVHRRLDQGKDLRSIRAELLRDYALLPEKADLLLEIALRQRPFFYSSPDARRKVGVYIGIPFCPTRCLYCSFPGYDVKKFKGWLEPFLDSLRKEIEAVGSALCQAGQQVQHIYIGGGTPTALSSEQLERLFCWVNRHLRGPETVEFTLEGGRPDTLDRDKLQRAFVGGVNRLSINPQSMNAATLKRIGRCHRPDDVVEAVELARAIGFPIINMDMIIGLPGENADSVRATLDRIAPLCPENLTVHTMAIKRASRLMAEREQWSLPAADEVEAMLAVTRSGARDLGLVPYYLYRQKRILANQENVGYTVPGRECIYNIHVMEERQTIWGIGAGAATKIVCAEDGEILDTWHNPKDPMNYVERLDGIIGRKLKKLEGT; via the coding sequence ATGGATGTCTGCTTGCGGGGGATGCCCCCGGGGTATGGGGTCACCCTGCAAGAAATCCTCTGGATTTATTTCCCCGATGCCCAGTTTGTCGAGGATGACGACTTTTCGACGGAAGGCGGCTGCGTTGCTGCTGCAGCAGGAACAGCAGAGGTTTGCTTTTGCGAGAAAGCCAAAGACGAAGGACTGCCGATGCTCGCGGCTCGGTTCTGCCATGCCGGCAGGGTAGGGCTAGGGCAGGCCTTGTTGTCCCCCGATGGCGAGAAGGAGGGTGGCGATAGCGATACTGCTTACGACGACCACCGTCGAGAGAGGGAGAACGCCCGCCGCCGTGCCGCAAAGCTCGCCCTCCTGCGGGCATTAGAGGACTACAGCGGCGCACGACCCAACACCTGGGGGATCCTGACCGGTGTGCGCCCGGCAAAGATCGTCCATCGCCGCCTCGATCAGGGGAAAGACCTGAGATCCATCCGAGCGGAACTGCTTCGCGATTACGCCCTCCTACCAGAAAAGGCGGATCTGCTCCTGGAGATCGCCCTCCGGCAGCGCCCCTTCTTCTATTCTAGTCCCGACGCTCGCCGCAAGGTCGGCGTTTATATCGGCATCCCCTTTTGCCCCACCCGGTGCCTCTATTGCTCCTTCCCCGGCTATGACGTCAAGAAATTCAAAGGCTGGCTGGAGCCCTTTCTTGATTCGTTGCGGAAGGAGATCGAGGCGGTCGGATCGGCGCTCTGCCAGGCAGGACAACAGGTGCAGCATATTTATATCGGCGGCGGCACGCCGACAGCGTTGTCGTCGGAACAACTGGAGCGACTGTTCTGTTGGGTCAATAGGCATCTGCGCGGCCCGGAGACGGTAGAATTCACCTTGGAAGGCGGTCGACCGGACACGCTGGACCGTGACAAACTACAGCGCGCCTTTGTCGGCGGCGTCAACCGGTTGAGCATCAACCCCCAGTCGATGAACGCCGCTACGCTTAAACGGATCGGCCGTTGCCACCGGCCCGACGATGTGGTAGAAGCGGTCGAGCTGGCCCGCGCCATCGGCTTTCCGATTATCAACATGGACATGATCATCGGCTTGCCCGGTGAGAACGCCGATTCTGTCCGCGCCACCCTCGACCGGATCGCGCCGCTTTGCCCCGAAAACCTGACCGTTCACACGATGGCCATCAAGCGGGCTTCGCGGCTGATGGCGGAGAGGGAACAGTGGAGCCTGCCCGCAGCGGACGAGGTGGAGGCCATGCTGGCTGTCACCCGCTCCGGCGCGCGCGACTTGGGGCTCGTCCCTTACTACCTGTACCGGCAGAAGCGCATCCTGGCCAATCAGGAGAATGTGGGCTACACAGTGCCGGGACGGGAGTGCATCTATAACATTCATGTTATGGAGGAACGCCAGACCATCTGGGGGATCGGCGCCGGCGCCGCGACAAAGATCGTCTGCGCCGAAGACGGCGAGATTCTCGACACCTGGCACAACCCGAAGGATCCCATGAACTACGTGGAGCGCCTTGACGGAATCATCGGGCGCAAACTGAAAAAACTGGAGGGAACCTAA
- the trxA gene encoding thioredoxin, producing the protein MASANVVALTDDNFRTQVLQSSKPVLVDFWAAWCGPCKMIAPIIDEVADAMAGKAVVGKLNVDENRATAAEYGIMSIPTLLVFKGGQVVDKAIGFKPKDELIKLLNKHI; encoded by the coding sequence ATGGCTAGCGCAAACGTGGTCGCCCTGACGGACGACAATTTCCGCACTCAGGTCCTGCAGTCCAGCAAACCGGTGCTCGTCGATTTCTGGGCCGCTTGGTGCGGACCCTGCAAGATGATCGCCCCCATCATCGACGAAGTTGCTGACGCTATGGCCGGCAAGGCTGTCGTCGGCAAGCTGAACGTCGATGAGAACCGCGCCACCGCCGCCGAGTATGGCATCATGTCCATTCCGACCTTGCTGGTCTTCAAAGGCGGTCAGGTCGTCGATAAGGCCATCGGCTTCAAACCGAAGGATGAACTGATCAAACTGCTGAACAAACACATCTAA
- the aspS gene encoding aspartate--tRNA ligase, whose translation MIDMFTGLKRSHRGGDLRIDHAGQTVTLMGWVQRRRDHGGLIFVDLRDRSGLVQVVFSPEVGKEAFTKAEDVRNEYVLAVTGDVRPRPEGTVNANLPSGQIDVYARQLWVLNSAKTPPFYIEDGVDVDETVRLKYRYLDLRRPEMQRNLIIRHKTAKAMRDFLDRNGFLEIETPMLTKSTPEGAREFMVPSRIHPGEFFVLPQSPQLYKQILMVAGMERYFQIVRCFRDEDLRADRQPEFTQLDIEMSFTQMDDLLTLMEEMVAHIFKEALGKEISTPFRRIPYAEAMGRFGSDKPDLRFGLELIDLTETVKDVEFKVFASVVKGGGEVKAINAKGCAHFSRKEIDDLTKGVAVYGAKGLAYIQMTEEGPKSPIAKFFTDEQLNAVLDRLGAEKGDLLLFVADKPSVVAASLGFLRQELARRLNLIDSEKLEFAWVVDFPLVEYDPEEKRYNAIHHPFTAPKDEDLDLLDKEPGKVRAKAYDLVLNGVELGGGSLRIYRRDIQEKMFAILGLTAEEAYQKFGFLLDAFDYGTPPHGGIAFGLDRMIMLMTGRDTIRDVIAFPKTQSASDMMVDAPSAVTPRQLKELHIKLDLPVKAPKAEPAKK comes from the coding sequence ATGATCGATATGTTCACAGGCCTGAAACGATCCCACCGGGGTGGCGACCTGCGCATCGACCACGCCGGCCAAACGGTGACCCTCATGGGCTGGGTTCAGCGCCGCCGCGACCACGGCGGACTCATCTTTGTCGACCTGCGGGACCGCTCCGGCCTCGTTCAGGTCGTCTTCAGCCCCGAAGTAGGGAAAGAGGCCTTTACCAAAGCCGAGGACGTTCGCAACGAGTACGTCCTCGCCGTCACGGGCGACGTGCGCCCCCGTCCTGAGGGCACCGTCAACGCCAACCTGCCCAGCGGTCAGATCGATGTCTATGCCCGCCAGCTCTGGGTCTTAAACAGCGCCAAGACACCGCCCTTTTACATCGAAGACGGGGTGGACGTCGACGAGACGGTGCGCCTCAAGTATCGCTATCTGGACCTGCGCCGCCCGGAGATGCAGCGCAACCTGATCATCCGCCACAAGACGGCCAAAGCCATGCGCGACTTCCTCGACCGCAACGGCTTTTTGGAGATCGAGACGCCCATGCTGACCAAATCGACGCCGGAGGGCGCTCGCGAGTTTATGGTGCCGAGCCGCATCCATCCCGGCGAGTTTTTCGTCTTGCCCCAATCGCCTCAACTCTACAAGCAGATCCTCATGGTAGCCGGCATGGAGCGCTACTTCCAGATCGTCCGCTGCTTCCGCGATGAAGACCTGCGGGCGGACCGCCAGCCTGAGTTCACTCAACTCGACATTGAGATGTCCTTCACCCAGATGGACGACCTGCTGACGCTCATGGAAGAGATGGTCGCCCATATCTTCAAAGAGGCCCTGGGCAAAGAGATCTCCACGCCCTTCCGCCGCATCCCCTACGCCGAGGCGATGGGCCGCTTCGGCTCCGACAAGCCAGACCTGCGTTTCGGTCTCGAACTGATCGATCTGACGGAAACGGTCAAAGACGTGGAGTTCAAGGTCTTCGCCAGCGTCGTCAAGGGCGGCGGCGAGGTGAAGGCCATCAACGCCAAAGGCTGCGCCCACTTCTCCCGCAAGGAGATCGATGATCTGACGAAGGGCGTCGCCGTCTACGGCGCCAAGGGCCTCGCTTACATCCAGATGACCGAGGAAGGCCCCAAGTCGCCCATCGCCAAGTTCTTCACCGACGAACAGCTTAACGCCGTCCTGGATCGGCTGGGCGCCGAAAAAGGCGACCTGCTCCTCTTCGTGGCGGACAAGCCCTCTGTCGTAGCCGCCTCCCTCGGCTTCCTGCGTCAGGAACTGGCGCGCCGTCTCAACCTGATCGACTCGGAAAAACTGGAGTTCGCCTGGGTCGTTGACTTCCCCCTCGTTGAATATGATCCTGAAGAGAAGCGCTACAACGCCATCCACCACCCTTTCACCGCGCCCAAAGACGAAGACCTGGACCTGCTTGACAAAGAACCGGGCAAGGTGCGGGCCAAGGCTTATGACCTCGTCCTCAACGGCGTCGAGCTCGGTGGCGGCTCCCTGCGCATCTACCGCCGTGACATCCAGGAAAAAATGTTCGCCATCCTCGGCTTGACCGCCGAAGAAGCCTATCAGAAGTTCGGCTTCCTTCTGGACGCCTTCGATTACGGCACACCGCCCCACGGCGGCATCGCCTTCGGCCTTGACCGCATGATCATGCTGATGACCGGTCGCGACACCATCCGCGACGTCATCGCCTTCCCCAAAACCCAGTCCGCCTCTGATATGATGGTCGACGCCCCGAGCGCCGTCACCCCTCGCCAGTTGAAAGAGTTGCACATCAAGCTGGACCTTCCCGTCAAAGCACCGAAAGCAGAGCCGGCCAAGAAGTGA
- the hisS gene encoding histidine--tRNA ligase, which yields MLISAPRGTKDILPGQSRHWQTLEDTIRRLCREYGYEEIRTPIFEHSEVFHRGVGDTTDIVQKETYDFQDRGGRDLTLRPEGTAPTVRALLEHKLYAGSLPVKLYYTGPMFRFGRPQTVRLRQFHQFGIEVFGASGPRVDAEVIAMAMDFYSRLGLKNLELLLNSIGCPACRPAYREALHQFLRPKGGELCEDCKKRMDRNPLRVLDCKNQRCQELSQGAPTTVNHLCDDCANHFADVKELLDAAGVAYSLDDRLVRGLDYYTKTAFEIVSRDIGAQSSIGGGGRYDHLVEALGGPPVPGIGFGLGLERVLLTMKNQGLLDADSREQRDLFIALAGEGTQPVAFGLAQKLRQRGVAVEMDYLERSLKAQMKTADRFRVPYVVIVGEGELKEGKLTLRTMATGEQQQIPLGEAAEYLDNLFANREN from the coding sequence ATGCTGATCAGCGCTCCGCGCGGCACTAAGGACATCCTGCCTGGTCAGTCGCGGCACTGGCAGACCCTGGAGGACACGATCCGGCGCCTCTGCCGCGAATACGGCTATGAAGAGATCCGCACCCCCATCTTTGAGCACAGCGAGGTCTTCCACCGCGGCGTGGGGGATACGACAGACATCGTCCAGAAGGAAACCTACGACTTTCAGGATCGCGGCGGCCGCGATCTGACGCTGCGCCCCGAGGGCACCGCCCCGACTGTGCGCGCCCTCCTCGAACATAAGCTCTACGCCGGCTCTTTGCCGGTGAAGCTCTACTATACAGGTCCCATGTTCCGCTTCGGCCGTCCCCAGACGGTGCGTCTGCGCCAGTTTCACCAGTTTGGCATCGAGGTCTTCGGCGCTTCCGGCCCTCGCGTCGACGCCGAGGTCATCGCTATGGCCATGGACTTTTACAGCCGGCTGGGCCTTAAGAACCTGGAACTGCTCCTAAACTCCATCGGCTGCCCGGCCTGCCGCCCGGCCTACCGCGAGGCGTTGCACCAGTTTTTGCGTCCGAAAGGCGGCGAGCTCTGCGAGGACTGCAAAAAACGGATGGACCGCAACCCCTTGCGGGTATTGGACTGTAAGAACCAGCGCTGCCAGGAGCTTTCCCAGGGCGCGCCGACGACGGTGAACCACCTCTGTGACGACTGTGCCAACCACTTCGCTGACGTAAAAGAACTCCTCGACGCCGCCGGCGTCGCCTACAGCCTCGACGACCGCCTTGTCCGCGGCCTCGACTACTACACGAAGACGGCCTTCGAGATCGTCTCGAGGGACATCGGCGCCCAATCCTCCATCGGCGGCGGCGGCCGCTACGACCACCTCGTCGAGGCCCTCGGCGGTCCGCCTGTGCCGGGCATCGGCTTCGGTCTCGGCCTGGAGCGGGTGTTGTTGACCATGAAAAATCAGGGGCTGCTCGACGCCGACAGCCGCGAACAGCGAGACCTCTTCATCGCCCTGGCCGGTGAAGGCACCCAACCGGTTGCCTTCGGCCTCGCCCAGAAGCTGCGCCAGCGCGGTGTAGCGGTGGAGATGGACTACCTGGAACGCTCCCTGAAAGCTCAAATGAAAACAGCCGACCGCTTCCGCGTTCCCTATGTCGTCATCGTCGGCGAAGGGGAACTGAAAGAGGGGAAACTGACCCTGCGCACGATGGCGACAGGGGAGCAGCAGCAGATTCCTCTCGGTGAGGCGGCGGAGTACCTAGATAACCTCTTCGCAAACCGGGAAAACTAG
- the dtd gene encoding D-aminoacyl-tRNA deacylase has translation MRALIQRVLRGRVTVEGSEVGAIGPGLVVLVGAGQGDGEADARYVAEKIAHLRIFEDEQGKMNRSVSDVGGEVLVVSQFTLYGDCRKGRRPSFTQAAPPDEARRLVEAVVAELRKFGLTVATGQFQAHMVVEIINDGPVTLMVEGRGGES, from the coding sequence TTGCGCGCGTTGATCCAGCGGGTGTTGCGCGGGCGGGTGACCGTCGAAGGCAGTGAAGTCGGTGCCATCGGGCCAGGCCTCGTCGTCCTTGTCGGCGCCGGTCAGGGCGACGGGGAAGCCGATGCCCGCTACGTGGCGGAAAAGATCGCCCACCTGCGCATCTTTGAAGATGAACAGGGCAAGATGAACCGCTCTGTCTCCGATGTGGGCGGCGAGGTTCTCGTCGTCAGCCAGTTCACCCTTTACGGCGATTGCCGCAAAGGTCGCCGGCCCAGCTTTACCCAGGCGGCGCCGCCCGATGAGGCGCGCCGCCTTGTCGAAGCGGTCGTAGCGGAATTACGAAAATTCGGCCTCACCGTGGCCACAGGACAGTTCCAGGCCCACATGGTCGTCGAGATCATCAACGACGGCCCCGTTACGCTGATGGTAGAAGGAAGAGGAGGCGAATCATGA
- a CDS encoding metal-sensitive transcriptional regulator: MNMDTGYGYLLGVADLECTQSKEALIRRLKKIEGQIKGIQKMIAEDKACLDLLVQVAAARAAINRVGTLIIMNHTRRCLSNVPLSGEQEKALEELVDVLTKFTK, encoded by the coding sequence ATGAATATGGATACGGGGTATGGGTATCTACTGGGGGTGGCGGATCTGGAATGTACCCAATCGAAAGAGGCGCTGATTCGGCGATTGAAGAAGATTGAAGGCCAGATCAAGGGCATTCAGAAAATGATCGCTGAAGACAAAGCCTGCCTTGACCTACTCGTCCAAGTCGCTGCGGCCCGGGCGGCTATCAACCGGGTTGGCACATTGATCATCATGAATCACACCCGCCGGTGCCTTTCCAACGTACCGCTCTCGGGAGAGCAGGAAAAAGCATTGGAGGAACTCGTCGACGTACTTACCAAGTTCACCAAGTAA
- a CDS encoding MBL fold metallo-hydrolase encodes MNIRRWEAGMLAANCYLVQCPETGEAALIDPGGDGEMLLRRAEEAKAKIVAIINTHGHSDHIAANGDIKKATGATILCHEAEAASIISPGKNLSLYIGASITSPPADRLLKDGDVLTIGRTVRLEVLHTPGHTVGGICLRGQGVVFTGDTLFHGSIGRTDLPGGSYNQILHSIREKLLALPDDTVVYPGHGPESTIGFERVNNPFLTE; translated from the coding sequence ATGAACATCCGTCGTTGGGAAGCAGGCATGCTTGCCGCCAACTGCTACCTCGTCCAGTGCCCCGAGACGGGCGAGGCGGCCCTCATCGATCCCGGCGGCGACGGAGAGATGCTCCTGCGCCGCGCTGAGGAAGCAAAAGCCAAGATCGTGGCCATCATCAACACCCATGGCCACAGCGACCACATCGCCGCCAACGGCGACATCAAAAAAGCGACCGGCGCGACGATCCTCTGCCATGAAGCGGAGGCGGCGTCCATCATCTCTCCTGGCAAAAATCTCTCCCTCTATATCGGCGCGTCCATCACCAGCCCGCCGGCAGACCGGTTGCTCAAGGACGGCGATGTGCTCACCATCGGACGCACCGTTCGGCTGGAAGTCCTCCACACGCCTGGTCATACAGTCGGAGGCATCTGCCTGAGGGGACAGGGCGTCGTCTTTACAGGAGATACCCTCTTTCACGGGTCGATCGGTCGCACCGACCTTCCTGGCGGCTCCTACAACCAAATCCTGCACTCCATCCGGGAAAAACTGCTTGCGCTGCCGGACGACACGGTCGTCTATCCCGGTCACGGACCGGAGAGCACCATCGGCTTCGAGCGGGTGAACAATCCCTTTTTGACTGAATAA
- a CDS encoding cation diffusion facilitator family transporter: MDERLRVAKLSVFSNLLLVIGKLAVGWLIGSVSVISEGIHSGLDLVAALIAFFSVREASRPADDSHQFGHGKIENVAGTIEALLIFLAAIWIIYEAVEKLSHGGMAPEAGWGVLIMAISAGVNFYVSSRLMAVARKTDSVALEADALHLRTDVYTSLGVLVGLILLKLTGWWILDPLVAIGVALLIVKASWDLLQEAFMPLLDQRLPEEEESQIQERIQRHAEKYVNVHAIRTRRSGAERHIDMHMVFCKRTSIQETHEISDRVEAEIQEIFPKSTVLVHQEPCDERCGECQFGHKEGRQ; encoded by the coding sequence GTGGATGAACGGCTGCGGGTAGCGAAGTTATCGGTCTTTTCCAATTTATTGCTGGTCATCGGCAAGCTAGCCGTCGGTTGGCTGATCGGTTCTGTCAGCGTCATCTCTGAAGGGATTCACTCGGGGCTTGATCTAGTGGCGGCGCTGATCGCTTTTTTCAGCGTCCGGGAAGCGAGTCGTCCCGCCGACGACAGCCACCAGTTCGGACACGGCAAGATCGAAAACGTGGCGGGGACCATCGAAGCGCTGTTGATCTTCCTGGCAGCCATTTGGATCATCTACGAGGCGGTTGAGAAGCTCAGCCATGGGGGAATGGCGCCTGAGGCGGGTTGGGGTGTGCTGATCATGGCCATCTCAGCCGGCGTCAATTTCTATGTGTCATCGCGGCTGATGGCGGTAGCACGCAAGACCGACTCGGTCGCCCTGGAAGCAGACGCGCTGCACCTCCGCACCGATGTATACACCTCGCTGGGTGTCCTGGTCGGCCTCATCCTGCTCAAGCTGACCGGTTGGTGGATCCTCGACCCGCTGGTGGCCATCGGGGTGGCGCTTCTGATCGTCAAAGCCTCCTGGGACCTGCTGCAAGAGGCTTTTATGCCACTCTTGGACCAGCGGCTTCCCGAAGAGGAAGAGAGTCAGATTCAGGAGCGGATTCAGCGCCATGCGGAGAAGTATGTCAACGTTCATGCCATTCGCACACGCCGTTCCGGCGCTGAGCGCCACATCGACATGCATATGGTCTTTTGCAAACGGACATCGATTCAGGAGACCCACGAGATCTCCGATCGGGTGGAAGCGGAGATCCAGGAGATCTTCCCCAAGAGCACCGTCCTCGTCCACCAGGAACCCTGTGATGAACGTTGTGGCGAGTGTCAGTTCGGTCACAAAGAAGGGAGACAATGA
- a CDS encoding RelA/SpoT family protein, translating to MQVTLGQLLKRVQSYTQNPADLEFVRRAFEYADAAHTGQLRKSGEPYIYHPMAVAYILADLELDVATIAAGLLHDVVEDTAITQEQLEKDFGPEVALMVDGVTKLSRLEFHSKQEQQVESLRKMFLAMAKDIRVILIKLADRLHNMRTLKHQTPEKQREIAIETIELFAPLANRLGISRIKWELEDLALRYLEPETYYDLVTRIATKRAEREERINEIIAILREKLAAVGIKAEISGRPKHFYSIYRKMTSQKKDLSEIYDLIAVRVLVDSVKDCYGALGIIHTIWKPIPMRFKDYIATPKTNMYQSLHTTLVGPLGEPFEVQIRTAEMHRTAEYGIAAHWKYKEGGKTQGRSFEEKLAWLRQLLEWQSDQKDTQTFMETLKIEFFSDAVFVFTPKGDVIELPAGSTPIDFAYRIHSNVGHRCMGAKVNGRIVPLDYRLNNGEIIEILTKTTAGHSRDWLNVVKTSNARNRIRQWFKKEKREEFVERGKEALEAELKRLKLDPADVLKTERMLDISKRFNYQTADDLYFAIGDGVLTVNQIILRLKEELKKEKRLEEDQAPPPEVKPFSGFGKPSQGVRVRGVDNVLIRFSRCCNPLPGDEIIGYITKGRGVSIHRVDCTNVVNMSEEERERIVEVAWDATSQATYQVEIEVIAMDRERLTTDVMLSVADTKTSINSIYSRATKNKMAQINMVVEIRDLGHLKFLMDKVSRVRDVLEVRRLTPNTKAERDGESLLG from the coding sequence ATGCAGGTAACCTTGGGACAGTTGTTAAAGCGAGTCCAGAGTTATACGCAAAACCCAGCCGATCTTGAATTCGTCCGCCGGGCCTTTGAATATGCCGATGCAGCCCACACCGGCCAACTGCGCAAGTCCGGGGAACCCTACATCTACCATCCCATGGCCGTTGCCTATATCCTGGCCGACTTGGAACTGGACGTAGCGACGATCGCCGCTGGTCTGCTCCATGACGTGGTGGAGGATACAGCGATCACCCAGGAGCAGTTGGAAAAGGATTTCGGCCCTGAAGTGGCCCTCATGGTCGACGGTGTGACCAAATTGAGCCGCCTGGAATTTCACTCCAAACAGGAGCAGCAGGTCGAGAGCCTGCGCAAGATGTTCCTGGCTATGGCCAAGGACATCCGCGTCATCCTGATCAAGCTGGCCGACCGTTTGCACAACATGCGCACCCTGAAGCATCAGACGCCGGAAAAACAGCGGGAGATCGCTATTGAGACGATCGAGCTTTTCGCTCCGCTGGCCAACCGGCTCGGGATTTCACGCATCAAGTGGGAATTGGAAGACCTGGCCCTCCGCTACTTGGAACCTGAGACCTACTATGACTTGGTGACGCGCATCGCCACCAAGCGGGCTGAGCGAGAGGAGCGCATCAACGAGATCATCGCCATCTTGCGAGAAAAGCTGGCGGCCGTCGGCATTAAGGCGGAGATCTCAGGGCGGCCGAAGCATTTCTATTCCATCTATCGCAAGATGACCTCTCAGAAGAAGGATCTCTCCGAGATCTACGATCTGATCGCTGTCCGCGTCCTCGTCGATTCGGTGAAGGATTGCTACGGCGCCCTGGGGATCATCCATACCATCTGGAAGCCGATCCCCATGCGCTTCAAGGATTACATCGCTACGCCAAAGACGAACATGTACCAGTCGCTACACACCACCCTCGTCGGTCCCCTTGGCGAGCCCTTCGAGGTGCAGATCCGCACCGCGGAGATGCACCGGACGGCCGAATACGGCATTGCCGCCCATTGGAAGTACAAAGAAGGCGGGAAGACGCAGGGACGCAGCTTCGAGGAGAAGCTGGCCTGGCTGCGCCAACTGCTCGAATGGCAGTCCGATCAGAAAGATACGCAGACCTTCATGGAGACCTTGAAGATCGAGTTTTTCTCTGACGCCGTCTTTGTCTTCACCCCGAAAGGGGATGTGATCGAATTGCCGGCCGGGTCGACGCCCATCGACTTTGCCTATCGAATTCACTCCAATGTGGGCCACCGCTGCATGGGCGCCAAGGTGAACGGGCGCATCGTCCCCCTCGATTATCGACTGAACAACGGGGAAATCATTGAAATATTGACGAAAACGACGGCAGGCCACTCGCGGGACTGGCTGAATGTCGTCAAGACCTCGAACGCCCGCAACCGCATCCGCCAGTGGTTTAAGAAGGAGAAGCGGGAAGAGTTTGTCGAGCGGGGCAAGGAAGCGCTGGAAGCGGAACTGAAAAGACTCAAGCTTGATCCGGCTGATGTCTTGAAGACCGAGCGGATGCTGGACATCAGCAAGCGTTTCAATTATCAGACTGCGGATGATCTCTACTTCGCCATCGGCGACGGCGTCTTGACGGTCAACCAGATCATCCTGCGCCTGAAAGAAGAGTTGAAAAAAGAAAAACGCCTGGAAGAGGATCAGGCGCCGCCACCGGAGGTGAAACCTTTCTCCGGTTTCGGCAAGCCCTCTCAGGGCGTGCGGGTACGCGGCGTGGATAACGTGCTGATCCGCTTCTCCCGTTGCTGCAACCCCTTGCCGGGCGACGAGATCATCGGCTATATCACCAAGGGGCGCGGCGTCTCCATCCACCGCGTCGACTGCACCAATGTGGTCAACATGTCCGAAGAGGAGCGGGAACGGATCGTCGAGGTGGCTTGGGACGCCACCTCCCAAGCCACCTACCAGGTGGAGATAGAGGTCATCGCCATGGACCGCGAGCGGCTGACGACCGATGTGATGCTGTCAGTGGCGGACACGAAGACATCGATCAACTCCATCTACTCGCGGGCCACAAAGAATAAGATGGCCCAGATCAACATGGTCGTTGAGATCCGCGATCTCGGACACCTGAAATTCTTGATGGACAAGGTCTCCAGGGTGCGCGATGTCCTCGAAGTTCGCCGCCTCACGCCCAACACCAAAGCGGAGAGAGACGGCGAATCCCTCTTGGGTTAG